The proteins below are encoded in one region of Triticum aestivum cultivar Chinese Spring chromosome 1B, IWGSC CS RefSeq v2.1, whole genome shotgun sequence:
- the LOC123119128 gene encoding probable E3 ubiquitin-protein ligase XERICO, translating to MVTTMGHVVALLSAALSGGVVGCSRHDDHYHSGGCCVCISRFRDGEDIRSLPCGHAFHRQCVDRWLALCRRTCPLCRLHVGGVTDEHQLSDDLVIWFSSLFVAGL from the coding sequence atggtgACGACGATGGGGCACGTGGTGGCGCTCCTCTCCGCTGCCCTCTCCGGCGGCGTGGTCGGCTGCAGTCGCCACGACGACCACTACCACTCGGGCGGCTGCTGCGTGTGCATATCAAGGTTCCGCGACGGGGAGGACATACGCAGCCTGCCGTGCGGCCACGCCTTCCACCGGCAATGCGTCGACAGGTGGTTGGCGCTGTGCCGCCGGACCTGCCCGCTCTGCCGCCTGCACGTCGGCGGCGTGACAGATGAGCACCAGCTCAGCGACGACCTCGTCATCTGGTTCTCTTCTCTCTTCGTCGCCGGCTTGTAG